The Dreissena polymorpha isolate Duluth1 chromosome 4, UMN_Dpol_1.0, whole genome shotgun sequence region CCGTGTTGTCATTcgccaatacatgcatataaagtaATAACCGTATGCATACcacttttctaatgtgcatatatatatccgatattcaaatataattatatgactTTAAACAATAATCCTGACCATTTATGACGattaatgtgtttaagaatttcataaacgcAAATATATGCATGCGCCATTTATCAAGTGTAAAGTTTACAGTGAAAATGTACAAGGTACAAATGTTTTTTGAGGGATTAAAATTCTAAACAATAAAATTTTTATGTTGTTACTACCAGGTCAAATTCAAATCATCAACCTTTATTGAACAAACTAGTTgttcaagtattttttatatttgagccatgctctgtgaaaagggggattaatgcatgtgcgtaaagtgtcatttctgattagcctgtgcagtcagcacaggctaatcaggggcggcATATTCCGCCTAAGcttaatttttgttaagaagagactttcatgtaaagaaaaaaatctacaagcggaaagtgttgtcccttattagcctgtgcagactgcacaggctaatctgggacgacactttacccacatgcatttaacccccttatcacagagcacggcacaaaTAGAATTGCACCAAGAACACTGATTCCCACAGGACACATGCTTTGACACAGACAATTCCACTATATAGTCTACATATCCCATAAAGCTATATTTATGTCAATACTAATGGCAGCCATATttcctttatttatgatcatcTACAAATTGAGGTTATTTAACGGTATAAGCGCTAATCACCAAGCAGATAGCAGATTAAGTTGCAAAGACAACATTTTGGGACTATATATTCTGTAGTGGAAAAAagataaagggccataattctgccaaatcACAATTCTTAAAATTCATTTACACATTAAGATTGTTAAGTCATGAAAGTTGAAGTGAGGTCAAGCAATGGGGAATTAAAAACATAAGCTTTGGGACACATGATATATATGGATAAACAGACAGGTGTGATGTCTAATGCCTCCGACTCTGTGGGGCATACTAATTGGATGGAGCGTACAAGTCCAGCGGAACTGAGCAGTTGACCAAAAAGGCAATACATATAGCAGATTACCAAATATGGCTGCAGCCCTGTCCCGCTGTTCATTGACGGACTCTGACTGCTTCTGACTGGCCTTGGACAGGAACACATCGTCCACTTGGAAATCATCATCTGTCCTATCACGGGACTGAAAAACGGACCAGGTATAAACAATAAATAGTCATTTTTAAGCAACTTTGCAATGTAAGATACATTATCGGATTCACATAGACTAAatttaacaattgtaaaaaataaatatacaaaatattaaaaaatagagATGTCATTGCAAAGTTGAAACAGGAAAGAATGATACTAAAGATGTCTTTATTAAAGACATTTTCTTGTCCTTTCTGTATTAGAAGCATAAAGTGCATAATGGTACTCACTTtctgaaaatattaaacaatataaatactaatcataatttaatattatgaaaacaaatggcatattggtttaaaaaaaacaagaatatcagtaaaactgatggatgctccccgatgatgcgctttgtcaatacATATGTTAATAAGCACCTCAaaaaatctattatcagcctctgtgaccttgactccaggtagaggtttatgcaaggtacgtacatgccaaatatgtaaaagatgggtaaagtattgaaggtgctatgagaaacagtaacaaaaaattgatggaaaaagtatattattagcctcggtgaccttgaccccagtgacctcaaacctcatcaaaaggtagaggtcaaggtacctacatgccaaatatgaaagagatcggtaaagtattgaaggtgctatgagaaacagtaacaaaagtgtgatgaaaaaagtatattattagcctcgtgaccttgaccccagtgacctcaaacctcatcaaaaggtagaggtccatgcaaggtacgtacatgccaaatatgaaagagatcggtaaagtattgaaggtgctatgagaaacggtaacaaaagtgtgaaagaaaaagtatactattagcctcggtgaccttgaccccagtgacctcaaacctcatcaaaaggtagaggtccatgcaaagtacctacatgccaaatatgaaagagatcggtaaagtattgaaggtgctataagAAACGGtaacaaagtgtgacggaaggatgtaaggaagtaaggaactacaaactggcaactatatgctccccaaaatatttcggggagcataataaacttACCCTGCCAGCCAGGCGAGCAAACATCTGGTTTTGGTCTTCAGCAGTCCCCAGCTTCTCCCTCTCCACCTGGAAACAACCACGATATAGCAGAGAACCATTACAAATGCAAGAAACCAGCTAGTTTAAACATGCATGTATGATATCTCTACCAGCAAACAACCACTATGAAGTAGGGAACCAGTGAATACATGTGTGAAGACAATACATGTTGTATATCCATTCAGAGACAGCCTCAACTCAAAGATCAGGAGGTCCCGAGTTTGATTCCCAATCTGGGACTTTCCTCAAAATATCTTATGAAGCCAAGTACAGGTTCTACCCAATAAACTTACTCAGTAATGTCTTAATAAGCTTGAGGCTTTCAATGTAGTCAcactaaaataaacatgtttaattaaattcCCATGCATGTGTGCAGTCAATATATTATACTGAACTATATAATAACAAGCAACAACATGTAAAAACATGCCAGCACCTTCCTCGAGCCTGGCTTGAGGAAATGTCATGCTTGTTGTAAACAGCAAGACGTGTGTCCATAATACATAGTAACCCACACATTTAACCCCAATTATGACATAATAAATCTGTTTATGGCCCAAGTTGACTTTTGACCTCTTAGTACCTTGACCTAGGAGGTAATGAGAAGTGTGATACATGCATCACTCAGTCTCCTCTTGTTGTTCATTTGTGGTGAGTCATTTAAAAGCTACATGATGAATGACAAACTACACCCAGACAAGCTCTTTTATGACCAACTTTGACTTTTTCACCATTTCGCGAATGGAGCCAGGGCCCTTTGGATTGAGATTAATCAAATTGTTTCGACAAACAATAACAAATTGGTGTTTGttatttttgcttacaaatactttaaatatagaaaaaaatgtgctttcaatattatattttctgaGGTTCAAATTGTAAAGTCAACTTTACCAACTGAGCTTCCAGTAGTCCATTTCAATCAGCTGTTGTGAGTTACCACAACATTCAATCCAAAACAATCCGTGcaattgacccggcatgacccatattcaaacttgacctagacatcatctaggtacaacttctgaccaattttggtgaagattggatgaaaactacttgaataagagagcggacaacattgtgatgtttaaaacacactaagtgaccccgtgaccttgttttttgacccggcatgaaccatattcaaacttgccctagacattatcaagatacaacttctgaccaattttggtgaagattggataaaaactacttgaattagagagcggacatcatgctgaatgtttaaaacacactaagtgacccggtgacctagtttttgacctggcatggtccatgttcgaacttgacctacacatcatctagttacaacttctgaccaagtgtggtgaagatcggatttaaactacttgaaatagagagcggacaccatgctcaatgtgtaaaacgtactaagtgaccctgtgacctagtttttggtctggcatggcccatgttcgaacttggccttcagatcatctagataaaacttctgaacaagtttggtgaagatcggatgaaaactacttgaataagagagaggacaccatgctgaatgttaaaaaatgcactaagtgaccctgtgacctagtttttaacccggcaaggcccatgttcgaacttggccttaagatcatgtagatacaacttctgaccaagtttggtgaattagagagcggacaacatgctgaatgtttaaaacgcactaagtgaccccgtgacctagtttttgaaccggcaaggcccatgttcgaacttggcctagacatcatgtagatacaacttctgaccaagtttggtgaagatcggatgaaaactacctgaattagagagcggacactttgtacggaccgacagacagaccgaccgacaagttcactcctatatacccccctaaactttgtttgtgggggtataaaaacataaaagaatgcaatcataaaaaaaaaattccagtAAACTACAATAGCATATTGtaacatgttatatattttttacagttttgatTATGTTTGGATAAGTTTAAAAGACTTATCAAGAGGACTGAAATACCAGAATGATCTTTAAACATACCAGTGTTTTGAGATCGTgtttgtcatcatcatcaaagTATCTTGTCCGCTCGCCTTCTTTGCCACTGTGAGTGTCAACCTTGAAGTTATAGAatcaacaatacaattttaatgagattataataatagttttatttttgcATGCAAAAAACTAACTTTCTTCCAataaaatttgactttgaaaGGTATAAATTCAGTATTCTTTAAGTAAGCAGGGTATTTTTTGGTAATATTATTGCATCCATAATTTATTAATGACTTTGCTTTGTAATCAATCAGGTTTGTTATAGATCTCTTTTTTCACCAATCTGCATctaaataacttttattattacagtcaaacctgagaacagcggtcagtcaaggcaaatgaccaaagtgactgttgtccacaggtgaccgttgttttTGGATCACAATTTCAAGATGATTGGTCAATTAGTAATATTGCTATGTTGTTACCCCACCAaatcgtttgcatacagtgtaaaacacaGGCTCATAGCCGATAACTAAGCTTAATAACAgaattaacttaaattaaataatacagaataatatcttatagattgatttaatttcatattgttaaattaaatcaATGACTTAATCAGTAtcattgtttactcatgcatcttgtttattcagtaaataaagcttgtcacgtgtcACATCCGAACAAGTCTAaaagtttgttataaatattgcaGTGTATGTTTTGCCTTTAAAGCCGATCACTAATCCTCTTATCGCCTTCTTATATCAACACTCGCcagcttaatgttgtttttaacacttaatcagcgATAAAGATCAATTGTCTTTGTCATGTATTATGCCTGCAGACCATAATTGCTATTACACGCaaactttttccagattcaaacagtttcaaacacttgactcgctcctctaatgtgaggaCCTTACGTTTACCACTCATTGTTTTTCCatgatttattattccgattgcttttaaaagtgttgtgtacgctagaaagctcttttaaagaatgatctgaaaatgttattttcaaatccaTACTTAaggttgtaagtacaatgtactaattagcggtcatttaattagcgataattactttaaacgtgtcacaatctctgacatattttcttttgaagatactgTCCATAATTATCCCAGGAAAACAAACCTTGTCAACACCCTATTATTTGCTTACTCGCAGCAGGCccatttataatatcaaaggcaattaccgctatcagacgcttaACCCAGAATATAGATGGACTAATGATGTGctctgtttttaattttcgcgactcaaGACGACTGATGCGTGaacgttgttttcagttcaaacatgaatttcggagtggaatatagtggccgttggccgttatggacaggtgaccgttattctcaagtgtaatataaAGTGATTTTTCATGGGGGGGAATCCTGACTGACCATTGTTTGCAGGTGACAGTTATtctcaggtggccgttaggtcagtttcggctgtaaacacatttgttttaaatcaCAGTTGTTATCAATCCCTATTCTAATCTATCAACTTTTgctaaaactttatttcataataaaatcatatttgttaaaaataacctTAACAGTCATTAAACAGTGAGCTATAAATCAccttttgtttttttcttcttcttttcccTCCTCCACTCTCTGCTGGGAATTGCCCTTCGGGCAGCGGCCTTGACATGCCTGATCGGTCAGTCCGGGTCAAGGTCACAAACTCTTCATCATCACCTCTGAcctttgaactttgaccttgaggAGCATTCTTTTTGAACTCTCTGGCTGCTTCTAGCTGACCTTTTAGCTTTGCTGCTAGTTCCTTGAAAGtaaaaatctgcatatttaatgAATTTAGAAAGAAAAATTATGTGACTTCTATGAATGagtattttaatattgtattaaagtaatattgtattgtaatattATTACAAATCTTTTGTTACTTAAAAATGGGTTCTggtttaaatacttttttcaagtCAGACACATGACATAACTATAGTCAACAATTTCAAATACAGTGTCCACGACATGAAAAGCAATTTGAAATTCATAACCCCATATTATGGAACCCTTGTTATAAATCAACCCAGGCGTATTAtgaaaaaacatacacaaaattcagaaaaataatttccAAACATTCCAACCTCATTTCCCATGATCTCTGCTTTAACAATCTTTGCTCCCAGGTCATTCATTTCTTTCTCAGAAAGAATCCTGACCTCTGGTTGTTTTAAAGACGATATTGACCCTTGACCTTTCCTATCATCATCGCTGCTCTCACTGCTATTTGAATCTGTAAGCAAGATTTCAATTAGTTACTGATACAAACTTCATAGGTGACCTATATAAAAACTTCAAATTACACGTATTTTGTATTCTGTTTAAATTTCTGAACTCTGGTAGAATGTTTGACATTGATACTTTCTGGTTGTTTTTAATGTAATCAAAATtggttgttttttatgtaatcaaAATAATGCTATAACAAAAGTTTTTCAATGCAAACAAAATTGTCAAGTTCAATATAGaaagttttctaaaaaaaatgttaaaaacttaCACGTATTACCAAATTGTGTGCAGAAGCATATCTTAAACTTAAACCACGTAGAATTGAAATACCCTTTTCTATTAAAAAACTAAATGctacacaaatatttttatataacttataACTTATATAACCACATAGAATTGAAATGctcttttctaaaaataaaattaaatgttacaaaaatatttttagaaaaaaagttttTAGATCTACTTTGTTtaagatatacatgtagtttgttGACTAGTCCACTAAACACAACTCTACATCACGCACACTTGGCAACAAACAAGACATGCCTGAGGAGGATGAAGATGTGGAGTCAGATCTAGCCGCAGCAGATCTCTTATGATCTCCTTCCCTAGACATGGCCTTCACCTGCATTCTCTCTAGCTCCTCTTGCCCTTCCCCTGGTTTATGAAACTCTTTCTTCTTCCAGGCAGGTGCTCCACCGTTTCCCGAGTCATTATACCTTGAACTTGGCCTGTTTCTGTCATTAGAACCACTTGTATCGCTGGGTTTCATGAATCGACCCTTCAAAGAACCCGAAAATGATGACATTTGTCTGTCTCTGAGTCTATCTGATTCATTATTGTTGGAGCCTTTTCTGTCAAGTGACCTTTCTCTAGAATCTTTGCTGCGTGAACTTGAACGGGATTTACGTCTTCTTTCATTTCTCTCTTGGCTTCTAGACCTTCTTGGTCTAGATCTGTCAGAACTTGACCTTTCATTTGACCCTGACCTatgaccccttgaccttgaactaccaTCCTGTGATCCTGACCGTGACCTTCGACGGTGACTTGAACTAGATCTTCTACTCCTGTCCCTAGATCCTGATCTTGGTCTCTGAAACCTGCCGCGTGAATAAGTTGGCTCATCATATCTGCCAGAGTCTGATGGCTTCATGAAGCCTCTCTTCTCTGACCCAGCTTCTCGTGACCTTGACCTGCCATACTTGACTTCTTCAGCCTCTTTTAGCATTGTCTGAATCTTCTCCAAACTCTTCAAATATATGGTATGgtagaaatattgaaaacatatagaAAGACTAAAATTACTTAATTTTGATAAACTATCATTGTAAATTATGTTTCATCAtagtattaattatattaaaatgattgCGAGATGTAAGGGACCTGTTTAATGCAAATTCATGTTAATTCTAAATTAACAACCTCTATCAAAATTTAGCCCGAatgtatcaattttttttttcaacctaATAATAAATagagaaatgttttatttttaaaggatAACTGTTGCAGGtcaaagttgatttttttctaaatttaataatcattttaataataGTTGCAGGCAGAACGAAAACAGGGCAATTTCAAGCAGAAATAAAAACTGCAACTATCTGGCAACTCACCCCCCAGCGTTCAGCAGCAAGTTCCTCTAAGCTTCGCCCTTCTTCCTTGGCCTGTTGCACGCAGCGATCATATGACTTGCGTAACCATGACAATCCAGCATCCCCCACATTTCCCTGACCTTGCTCAACTGTTGACATGACCTTGACCTCCACAGGAACACCGGTGCCACCATCCTTCCAGTAAGGGTTCAACTCTTTGGCATGAGTTCCGGGCTGCAGGGGAAACAATATTgctaattaatataatattagcGGAATCAGCTGGTCAAGCACTTGGTGGCTGGTTAAACAAGGCTAAAAAATTAAATGGACTTACATTCAACGTTTTTACAAAACTCTACGACACCAGTGTAATCCCGATGATGGACTACAGCTCTGGGGTCTGGGGCTATAAAAAGTATGCAAAAAGTGATATGATACAAAATAGAGCCATACTGTTGTTTCTAGGCGTCCATAAACATACAGTGAACGTTGCTATCAATGGCGATACTGGATGGCAAGCGCCCACAATGCAACATCACCTGTCCTGAAAATAGGAATGTCTCGCCCAAATGCCAGATGATAGAATTACAGAAAGTATTTTTGTGGGATTACGCACACAGCCACTGGTGGTGTTCTGACGTAAAACCTGTTTTTGAACAATTAAATTGACTAGATTTGTATACATCTTAATCCATGAGCAGCACCCTGTAGCTGGACAATGTTTTGTGCCATGCTAAGGAGACATTTACATGCAAGTGTGATAACAAATGACAACAAGATCTCGTATCCCAAATAAAGCTCAGGACTTACCCGCAAATTAAACACGAAGTTGGATATGAAAATTATGTGTCTATGCAACTAACAAAGCACTTGAGGTCTTAcattgcttaaccctttcccactcagaggcttagtgaaaatggctatgtgcaaacagcataaaaccagaacagccagcgagtaacagggactacaaatgcgtcaaaatacgtatctaagtggtaaagggtttaataagAACAGGCACCTTGCCGCTGCGGATTAAAACCCGGTTTTATAGAAATTTAAAGATCAAAGAAAGACTGTGCCTACTGTATAAAGAAACCAATCAGGTTGAAACATAATACCATTTCTTATTTGAATGTACATTCTACCGTTGTTTAAGATTAACTTTTTATAATTGTGTCtcaaagattaaataaaaaataacgaaCATTCCTTATAGCAAGAGGCTAGCATGTATGCTGACTGATTAGAGACTTATTCataaatctaaattgtttacaCATGATTGCCATATAAAACGCTCGGAAACATTATATATATCAGACAAACATTAAAAACACATCAATATGTGCATATTCTACCTGTGTTAATAGTATTAATTActtttacatgaaattgcaatacTATGATTGTAAGTCCACTTGCTAATAATTAACAGAAGTAATAAATCTAAACTATCCATGCTAGTACTTTTAACAAGTTCACTCTTTTTATTTTCACGATCTTTCCAACACTATAGTGATGTGATTGTATGACTACATACATAACATGCCAACTTTgtgactcgtaagccatttacagacggatggacggacggacagacagagaaTCTTTCACATCTGTTAGAAATTTAAAAAGTATCCTTCAGGAAATTCTGTTtaaatttttcttaaaataagtaaaaattaTATCTGttagaaatatataattaagttCCTGAAGGGAATTcggtttaaaattattagttttcttaaaataaataaaaaatacattatcacACATATACAGTATTACTGTAAGAGGAAATTTCAATTTGTACATTATAAACAGTTTTGTACTTATGAATTacaaagtatattattatttgatacacAATTGACTATATAGCTGAGTAGtacaatgttttgtaaatatatttgtattttatttgataaatgaaACTGAATGACTAAAGCACAGAATTTATAGGACagcacatgtatttatttatgaaagttgttctttgtttttatttttataactatGAAAATGCTAGCGTTAAAAAATTTGCAAGACAaatcaaaaagttttttttcaagattgcaAGAAATTCAcctacatttttttcataatttatgcGATTTTTCATAGAAATAAAAACTCCAATAGGGGCAATTTAATAACTGGAAAGTGACCATGCAAGCCAGAGTCTTTTGCCAGATCACACCAAAATATTGCCTTGTTAAGTAGTTCCCGCTGCCTGTTAAATTCTTCCTTCTCTTTATTCTTCCTCTCAATGAGCTCCTTTCTGGTTATCGTGGGAACGATGTCCATTGGGGCTGACATCCAGCTGTCACGCTGTATGGGAAACAAATAATTGAGGACAGATGAAAATGTATTTGATTAGgtcaatatttggcatgtagca contains the following coding sequences:
- the LOC127876065 gene encoding CWF19-like protein 2 isoform X1 — its product is MNFESASEIERKREELRAARQIYLEKAKEQYEKEERKKELARARGEDTWMLSSVNQRLEQEQESIKSSKKKKKEKKKKSKKKKSSSSELESDKELDRKKKKKYKKRKNSSTSSESGLAFQDNVSQWVEKSSSNATTATDTAGAIKGPRLERDSWMSAPMDIVPTITRKELIERKNKEKEEFNRQRELLNKPGTHAKELNPYWKDGGTGVPVEVKVMSTVEQGQGNVGDAGLSWLRKSYDRCVQQAKEEGRSLEELAAERWGSLEKIQTMLKEAEEVKYGRSRSREAGSEKRGFMKPSDSGRYDEPTYSRGRFQRPRSGSRDRSRRSSSSHRRRSRSGSQDGSSRSRGHRSGSNERSSSDRSRPRRSRSQERNERRRKSRSSSRSKDSRERSLDRKGSNNNESDRLRDRQMSSFSGSLKGRFMKPSDTSGSNDRNRPSSRYNDSGNGGAPAWKKKEFHKPGEGQEELERMQVKAMSREGDHKRSAAARSDSTSSSSSDSNSSESSDDDRKGQGSISSLKQPEVRILSEKEMNDLGAKIVKAEIMGNEELAAKLKGQLEAAREFKKNAPQGQSSKVRGDDEEFVTLTRTDRSGMSRPLPEGQFPAESGGGKRRRKKQKVDTHSGKEGERTRYFDDDDKHDLKTLVEREKLGTAEDQNQMFARLAGRSRDRTDDDFQVDDVFLSKASQKQSESVNEQRDRAAAIFEHRKMSSALDKCNFCFNNVAKHLIIAIGSKVYLSLPNHRSLTEGHCLLVPMQHVASSTALDEDVWSEMQVFRKTLTKMFEERGEDVVFMETCMRLKHFPHMCLECVPLEKEVGDMAPIYFKKAIQESESEWSQNKKVIDMSRKDIRHSVPRGFPYFAVDFGNEGGFAHVIEDEQKFPHYFGKEILGGMIDADHRLWKKPPRENFDDQRRKVMAFAEMWKPHDWTQNISKSINKDNKSSSSSSSSGDSD
- the LOC127876065 gene encoding CWF19-like protein 2 isoform X2 translates to MNFESASEIERKREELRAARQIYLEKAKEQYEKEERKKELARARGEDTWMLSSVNQRLEQEQESIKSSKKKKKEKKKKSKKKKSSSSELESDKELDRKKKKKYKKRKNSSTSSESDNVSQWVEKSSSNATTATDTAGAIKGPRLERDSWMSAPMDIVPTITRKELIERKNKEKEEFNRQRELLNKPGTHAKELNPYWKDGGTGVPVEVKVMSTVEQGQGNVGDAGLSWLRKSYDRCVQQAKEEGRSLEELAAERWGSLEKIQTMLKEAEEVKYGRSRSREAGSEKRGFMKPSDSGRYDEPTYSRGRFQRPRSGSRDRSRRSSSSHRRRSRSGSQDGSSRSRGHRSGSNERSSSDRSRPRRSRSQERNERRRKSRSSSRSKDSRERSLDRKGSNNNESDRLRDRQMSSFSGSLKGRFMKPSDTSGSNDRNRPSSRYNDSGNGGAPAWKKKEFHKPGEGQEELERMQVKAMSREGDHKRSAAARSDSTSSSSSDSNSSESSDDDRKGQGSISSLKQPEVRILSEKEMNDLGAKIVKAEIMGNEELAAKLKGQLEAAREFKKNAPQGQSSKVRGDDEEFVTLTRTDRSGMSRPLPEGQFPAESGGGKRRRKKQKVDTHSGKEGERTRYFDDDDKHDLKTLVEREKLGTAEDQNQMFARLAGRSRDRTDDDFQVDDVFLSKASQKQSESVNEQRDRAAAIFEHRKMSSALDKCNFCFNNVAKHLIIAIGSKVYLSLPNHRSLTEGHCLLVPMQHVASSTALDEDVWSEMQVFRKTLTKMFEERGEDVVFMETCMRLKHFPHMCLECVPLEKEVGDMAPIYFKKAIQESESEWSQNKKVIDMSRKDIRHSVPRGFPYFAVDFGNEGGFAHVIEDEQKFPHYFGKEILGGMIDADHRLWKKPPRENFDDQRRKVMAFAEMWKPHDWTQNISKSINKDNKSSSSSSSSGDSD